A stretch of the Capsicum annuum cultivar UCD-10X-F1 chromosome 8, UCD10Xv1.1, whole genome shotgun sequence genome encodes the following:
- the LOC124886702 gene encoding uncharacterized protein LOC124886702: MAKAYRIEDFDYIMSKVGKVNPKVKEYLEEAGYEKWSLCHSPINRGRMMTSNIVECITVALVEARELPILGFLEKFRILFDVWNCKNSEIASYTNTTLGRRFQKILTDNRVKALRMTVKAVGSYLYCVYESGRRYIIDIDHGTCNYGWYQIDEIPCAHAIIILKSKNIDVKEYGRYCLELYIPNTIVKTYELLVVPILDMKDWNFQNLLMTKKFCHPNPKDLRVGRRKEGI; this comes from the exons ATGGCTAAAGCTTATAGAATAGAAGATTTTGATTACATTATGTCAAAGGTTGGTAAGGTTAATCCCAAAGTTAAGGAATATCTGGAAGAAGCTGGTTATGAAAAATGGTCTCTATGTCACTCCCCTATTAATAGAGGTAGAATGATGACCTCAAATATAGTTGAATGTATTACAGTTGCTTTGGTAGAGGCTAGAGAACTTCCTATTTTAGGTTTCCTTGAaaaatttaggattttatttGATGTATGGAATTGTAAGAACAGTGAAATTGCATCTTATACAAACACAACACTAGGGAGAAGATTTCAAAAAATTctgactgataatagggttaaaGCGTTGCGGATGACG GTTAAGGCAGTTGGTAGTTATTTGTACTGTGTATATGAATCAGGAAGGAGGTACATTATTGATATTGATCATGGCACATGCAACTATGGCTggtatcaaattgatgaaataccatgtgcacatgcAATTATCATTTTGAAGAGTAAAAATATTGATGTAAAAGAGTATGGTCGTTACTGCTTAGAATTGTACATACCAAACACCATTGTGAAGACGTATGAACTCCTGGTAGTTCCTATATTGGACATGAAGGATTGGAACTTTCAGAATTTGTTAATGACGAAGAAGTTCTGTCACCCAAATCCAAAAGATCTCCGGGTAGGCCGAAGAAAGGAAGGTATTTGA